ACCAGCCAACCACACAGGCTGAACAATCCGAACGGCAGACTTCTCCCTCCCAACAACAAGTTAGCCGGGCTTCAGAAGGCAAAAAATATTACATCGTGGCCGGCAGCTTCGAAAACCGGGAAAATGCGGTCAATTTCCGGCAGAAACTTCGCAGCCAGGGCTACGACTCCGAAATGATCGGTGAAAGAAATGGCATGCATGCTGTCAGTTATGCTTCTTTTGATAACAAAAGCCAGGCGAAGAGAGAATTACAGAAATTACGAAACGAAGAGGGCGTTCAGGCCTGGCTGTTGTATTACTGACGTAATAAGGCCCTTACTTATCCCGGGATTTTTGTCTTACCAGTTTTCGCGAGAGTTTGTCCACTTCCCGGTGATAATCTGTTATTTTTGACTGCCCCTTTCTGGCATGGCCTTCAACGCGGAGCATCCTAACATCAAAACGGTCCAGATAATCATAAAACCGAAGGATCAACTTCCGGTTTTTTATTTCCTTCCCTTTCTTAGTCTGATAATTTTTATTCTCCAACCGCTCCCTGCGCCTTAACAAACCCAGCACGTAATCACTGTCTGAATAGATTTCTAACGCGGAAACATTCTGAAATGTAGATTGTATATATTTTAAACTTTCTATAACAGCTTTAAGTTCCATGGTGTGCTGGGTAACATTGGGCTCGGTATCTTTTAAAATTATTTCTTCTGTAGGCGTAACAATATAAGCAGCCCAGGCACCAAAGCCGGATTTCGGACTGGCGCTGCCATCTGTGATTATTTTGATGATATGTGGTGTTTGTGAAAAAATGTTTCTTATTTTTAGATCCAAATTAAACAAATCCATTTTAGATAAAGATAGAGAATTTTGCCAATATGGGTCACCTGTTAAATATCTCATTCAATTTCGAGTATTACCCCTTATTAATTGTGGTTTTCCTTGCATGGCTAATTCCTTTAACGCTTTCTCTACTGAGAATGCAGAAGGTTCCCACCGTTATTGTTGAGATTGTTGCCGGTTACATCATTGGGAGATACATTATTGCATATTTCCCGGAAACCCACATCCAGTCATTGGATTTTCTTGCCCTATCTGGTTTTATGTTTCTTATGTTTCTCAGCGGTCTTGAAATTGATGTCAACCAGATTCTTTTGTCATTTCCCAAACGCCGCCTCAATTATGGACGGTTCCTGAGTAACCCTTTGCTGGTAGGAATTGCCTTTTTCATACTGTCCCTTGTTTTTTCCTATCTCACTGCTCATCTGCTTGGCCAGCTGATCGAAATAAAAAACAAATGGTACTTATCTCTGATCATGGTAACCACCTCGGTGGGGATCATTCTCCCTGTACTTAAGTCAAGGAATGAGTTAAATTCCCGGTTCGGCCAGATGGTGATCACTTCGGCAGCAGTAGCAGATATTTTCAGCATCATTCTTTTCTCCTTTACCGCATTCATCATCAAAGAAGGTTTTCAGCCGGAACTTTTACTGATCATCGGACTTTTCTTTCTCTTTTACATCTTTTATCGAATTGGGAACCAGTTAACCCAAAAAACCCTCTTCAAGCGCCTTACTTATCAGTTATCGCATGCAG
The Bacteroidales bacterium DNA segment above includes these coding regions:
- a CDS encoding cation:proton antiporter — its product is MGHLLNISFNFEYYPLLIVVFLAWLIPLTLSLLRMQKVPTVIVEIVAGYIIGRYIIAYFPETHIQSLDFLALSGFMFLMFLSGLEIDVNQILLSFPKRRLNYGRFLSNPLLVGIAFFILSLVFSYLTAHLLGQLIEIKNKWYLSLIMVTTSVGIILPVLKSRNELNSRFGQMVITSAAVADIFSIILFSFTAFIIKEGFQPELLLIIGLFFLFYIFYRIGNQLTQKTLFKRLTYQLSHAASQIQIRGTILLILIFVALAQFIGKEIMLLGAFLAGILLSVFMNKSRSILLLKLDGMGYGFF